The Candidatus Hydrogenedentota bacterium genome includes the window CGGTCAGCGTGTGTTCTACCTCGGTGCGGACTTGAGTCCGGCCCTGCTCGCCGTGGGTTATATCGTCGGCCTGGGCATCGCGTCCCAGATCTTTCTTGGCGGTGTCATTGGCTGGCTCGTTGCCATTCCAATCGTGGGGCCTTTCGTCGAGACCGAAGCCACCGCGCCTGTGGCCATGGCGTGGGAGCTTTCGAGTTCCCAGGTGCGCTATCTCGGCGTCGGCGCCATGCTCGTGGGCGGCTTGTACTCCATCTGGAAGGTTCGTGGCGGTCTCGTTGCCGGTGTGCGCAGTCTCTATACGGTGTCCGCCGATCACGCCGGGCAGCGGTCGGCTATTCCGAGGGCCGAGCGAAATATGACGTTTCGCGCGCTTATGATCATCTTTGTTCTGGCGACCGCCTGCACGCTGCTTCTGTATGTGAATCTTATAGGCTCCGTGGGTCTTGCCCTGGCGGCCACTGCGGTCATGGTTCCAGCCGCGTTTCTCTTTACCGCCGTCGCCACTTACATTGTGGGCCTCGTGGGATCGTCCAATTCTCCAGTGTCGGGGATGACCATCTGCGCCCTTCTTCTCGCTGTGTTCATCATCTGGCTCGCCGGCGGCGAAGGTAAGTCCGCCATCCTGGCCACCCTCGGCGTTGCCGGTGTAGTCTGCTGTGTGGCGTGCAGCGCGGGCGACGTGGCCCAGGACTTGAAAACCGGTCAGCTCGTGGGCTCTACGCCCGAGCGCCAGCAGTGGGCGGAGGTGCTCGGGGTTGTCGTGCCCGCTTTCTTTCTGACGCCCGTTCTGGGTTTGCTTCATTCCGCTTATGGTATCGGCGATGGATTGAAAGCGCCCCAGGCCACGTTATTTGCCAGTCTTGCCAAGGGTTTCTTCGGAGACGGGGGGCTTCCCTATGCAATGATCGAGGCAGGGCTCGGCGTCGGTGTGGCCATCATCGTGCTGGACATGATTCTGGAGCGCGCGAAGTCGCCAGTACGGCTCCATATCATGCCCATTGCCGTGGGGATTTACCTGCCGTGGTCGTTGTCGGTGCCCATCATGGCTGGCGGGCTCCTGCACTATGCTATCGCGCGGACGCGCACAGACTCCGACGACGCGAGCAGCAGCGGGATACTCTTCGGGTCGGGATTAATCGCAGGAGAGGCGCTGATGGGAATCGCACTCGCCATACCACTGGCCCTGGGCGTAAAGTTGGCCCTGAACGTGGAGGCTATCCCGTCGGGGCTGTTGGATCTTCTGTCGCTACTCTTGTTTTCCGGTCTTGTGGGCTATTTCGGCTGGTACTCCCGGCGGAATTCACCCTCCTGAGGGGACCGGTTCATCCGCGGCGGCGACCGGGGATTCATGAAGCCCCGCAGGCCGGGCTTCCAGCGCCATGGCGGCCTTGAATGTCTCGGCGGCTGCCTGAAGTTCTTCCACCACAAAGCGAGAGCCAGCCGCCTGATTATGTTTTTCAGCGATGTCTTCCGTTAAATTGTACAGGGCGAGGGGGGTGTCCCGCTGCACGTAGGGCGCGGGTAGGCCGTCTGTGCCCGCAGGTACTTCCAGAGTGCGGTACGAATGGGGGAGGTGGAGTTTCCAGGGGCCCTTCCGGACCGCCTGGAGTTCATCTCGTCCGTAGAAGTAGAAGTATTCGTGGGGCGTGCCCGCACCGGGTCTGCCTTCAAGCAGGGGCCACAGGCTCTTGCCATCGATGATGCGGTCTGTCGGGAGGACCGCCCCCGTTGCTTCGGCGATCGTGGGGTAGAAATCGAAATTGGCTATCATCTTGTCGCAGACTTGATTTGCGGGAATCCGGCCCGGCCAGCGCACGATACAGGGTACGCGATGGCCCCCTTCCCAGGTGGTTCCTTTCGCTTCGCGCAGGGGGCCGGCGGATCCGGCGTGGTTGCCGTAGCTGATCCAGGGGCCGTTGTCTGAAGTGAATATGACCATCGTACTTTGTTCCAGTCCCGCCTCCCGCAACGTGCGCATGATCTCACCGACGGACCAGTCAATCTCCATAATGACATCGCCGTAAAGGCCCTGGGCGGATTTTCCACGGAACTTGTCCGATACCCCGAGGGGTACATGGGGCATGCTGTGGGCAAGATAGAGGAAGAAGGGCCTGTCTTTGTGCTCGGTGATAAAGCTGACCGCGTACTCCGTGTATCGCGTCGTCAACTGATTCATGTCCGGGTTGGTCTCAATAACCTTGTTGCCCTCCATGAGCGGGAGTGGCGGAAAATCTTTTGAGGTGGGATGGTTGGGCCACATGTCGTTGGAGTAGGGAAGTCCAAAATACGCGTCGAAGCCCTGATTCAGAGGAAGAAAATCGGGGATATCGCCCAGATGCCATTTGCCCACGCACGCGGTGGCATAACCAAGGGGCTTGAGCAATTCCGCCACCGTCACCTCATTGGGATGGAGGCCAACCGCGCGGCCATTATTTCGCTGGCTGGGTCCCAGCACATCGGGCAGGCCCACACGCACGGGATAGCACCCCGTCAGCAACGCGGCGCGGGATGGACTGCAGGCGTTTGCGACAGCGTAGGCCGAGGTGAAACGAATGCCCTCGGCGGCGAGTTGGTCGAGGTTGGGTGTCTGAAAGCCCGTCGCGCCATAGGCCCCGGTGTCGGCATAGCCCTGGTCGTCCGTATGGACGATAACCACATTTGGAAGCCGCTCTCCATGGGTGCTTGACGTCAAGAGCGCCAGCGCCAGAGCAATCAATGGGGCAACCCGGAGCATTTCATTCCTCCTCGTCGGCGTCGGTTCCTTCGTCATCCTCTTCCCACGCCTCGATGAGCAGGCTGTGGCCAAACTCCCTCGCCTCCACGATGAACTCCCACATTTCATCGTCTTCGGTCATGGCCTCCTCGGCCAGTTCGAAACTGCTCATCGTGTCACCGGGCGTCCAGCCGGCCTCCCGGATGTAAAAACGGGCCAGTTCTTCCGCCCCGTGGAGCTCCTGGAAATTGATCCAGGCGGAGACATCGGCGTGGGTATACTCGCCGTGCTCCTCGTTTTCGGGGTCCGGCTCGGCAGATATCGTGAATAGAAACATAGAGGGTATCCTTGCAGACATAAACTCGTTCGGCGAGCGCTGATGGGCTTCAACCCGGCCTGGTTGCAACAGTGGTATTATTCACGCCCACCGTCGTGATGGCAAACGGGCTGATGTTCGCCCGAGCGCAGGTTCGAAACACACTACAACCGCCGGACACCAAATCCGCCGCC containing:
- a CDS encoding oligopeptide transporter, OPT family; protein product: MAECTGLSLGLGTLLAIIMGAANVYLGLKVGMTVSASIPAAVISMAVMRGIFKRGSILENNISQTIASTGESLAAGAIFTLPALLIAGVWDSFNFWISTGIILTGGLLGIVFMVPLRKTLIVDRKDLRYPEGVACAEVLQAGQGGGVGIRGIIVGLGLGACFKLLGTGLGVVRGTVEGATAIGQRVFYLGADLSPALLAVGYIVGLGIASQIFLGGVIGWLVAIPIVGPFVETEATAPVAMAWELSSSQVRYLGVGAMLVGGLYSIWKVRGGLVAGVRSLYTVSADHAGQRSAIPRAERNMTFRALMIIFVLATACTLLLYVNLIGSVGLALAATAVMVPAAFLFTAVATYIVGLVGSSNSPVSGMTICALLLAVFIIWLAGGEGKSAILATLGVAGVVCCVACSAGDVAQDLKTGQLVGSTPERQQWAEVLGVVVPAFFLTPVLGLLHSAYGIGDGLKAPQATLFASLAKGFFGDGGLPYAMIEAGLGVGVAIIVLDMILERAKSPVRLHIMPIAVGIYLPWSLSVPIMAGGLLHYAIARTRTDSDDASSSGILFGSGLIAGEALMGIALAIPLALGVKLALNVEAIPSGLLDLLSLLLFSGLVGYFGWYSRRNSPS
- a CDS encoding sulfatase, with product MTKEPTPTRRNEMLRVAPLIALALALLTSSTHGERLPNVVIVHTDDQGYADTGAYGATGFQTPNLDQLAAEGIRFTSAYAVANACSPSRAALLTGCYPVRVGLPDVLGPSQRNNGRAVGLHPNEVTVAELLKPLGYATACVGKWHLGDIPDFLPLNQGFDAYFGLPYSNDMWPNHPTSKDFPPLPLMEGNKVIETNPDMNQLTTRYTEYAVSFITEHKDRPFFLYLAHSMPHVPLGVSDKFRGKSAQGLYGDVIMEIDWSVGEIMRTLREAGLEQSTMVIFTSDNGPWISYGNHAGSAGPLREAKGTTWEGGHRVPCIVRWPGRIPANQVCDKMIANFDFYPTIAEATGAVLPTDRIIDGKSLWPLLEGRPGAGTPHEYFYFYGRDELQAVRKGPWKLHLPHSYRTLEVPAGTDGLPAPYVQRDTPLALYNLTEDIAEKHNQAAGSRFVVEELQAAAETFKAAMALEARPAGLHESPVAAADEPVPSGG